In Blastopirellula sp. J2-11, a single genomic region encodes these proteins:
- a CDS encoding TlpA family protein disulfide reductase yields the protein MSLFAVCLTQNQRASLWAAAIAATLLCLSTQPTIAADATPIAEVDELADFDPTTSDDVTLLSAHIDTLRGELGGVQGTAEERKAEFVKLMREMAVTCQKIKDLQGTGVPLAKASTFKIVSLKEIAAATETDADKAAFEAALEEGVNSGVADTIQIAIYMIIDSHAKAAARDGAKLDVEKMLTDAQKRVDMDQPGLPGMIVAKIISPYIISRDRSEGIAVLAKAIELNADSEDPAVQAALKKVEGVHRRLTIIGNPLEMSGTMLDGSELDWSAYRGKVVLVDFFATWCGPCRAEMPHVLEMYEKYKGAGFEVLGVSLDDSKENAESYIAEMKLPWQTMFPVEESERGWRHPLVTYLGITGIPQAILVDPQGNVIDLNARGEKLTSELKRLLDAAPTAPPTEQEKS from the coding sequence ATGTCTCTATTCGCCGTGTGTCTGACACAAAATCAGCGCGCTTCCTTGTGGGCCGCCGCCATCGCTGCGACTCTCCTTTGCCTCTCGACCCAACCAACGATTGCGGCGGATGCGACTCCGATCGCCGAAGTCGATGAATTGGCCGATTTCGATCCCACGACATCCGACGATGTCACTCTATTGTCGGCACACATAGATACGCTGCGTGGCGAACTGGGTGGCGTGCAAGGAACCGCAGAAGAGCGCAAAGCCGAGTTCGTCAAGCTCATGCGCGAGATGGCCGTCACCTGCCAGAAGATCAAAGATCTGCAGGGAACCGGCGTTCCGCTCGCCAAAGCCAGCACGTTCAAGATTGTCTCGCTCAAAGAAATCGCCGCCGCAACCGAAACCGACGCTGACAAAGCGGCGTTTGAAGCGGCGCTGGAAGAAGGCGTCAACAGCGGCGTCGCCGACACCATCCAGATCGCGATCTACATGATCATCGACTCGCATGCGAAAGCGGCGGCCCGGGACGGAGCGAAACTCGACGTTGAAAAAATGCTTACCGACGCCCAGAAAAGAGTCGACATGGACCAGCCGGGCCTTCCCGGCATGATCGTGGCCAAGATTATTTCTCCCTACATCATCAGCCGCGATCGCTCTGAGGGTATCGCGGTACTCGCCAAGGCGATCGAGCTGAACGCCGACTCAGAAGATCCCGCGGTTCAAGCCGCGCTGAAAAAGGTCGAAGGGGTGCATCGCCGCTTGACGATCATCGGCAATCCGCTGGAAATGTCGGGAACCATGCTGGACGGTTCCGAGCTCGATTGGTCCGCCTATCGCGGTAAGGTCGTGCTGGTCGATTTCTTCGCAACTTGGTGTGGCCCTTGCCGCGCCGAAATGCCGCACGTCCTGGAAATGTACGAAAAATACAAAGGCGCCGGCTTTGAAGTTCTCGGCGTCTCGCTCGACGATTCCAAAGAGAACGCCGAAAGCTACATCGCCGAAATGAAACTCCCCTGGCAGACGATGTTCCCGGTCGAAGAATCGGAGCGCGGCTGGCGCCACCCGCTGGTCACCTACTTGGGCATCACCGGCATTCCGCAAGCGATCCTGGTCGACCCACAAGGGAACGTCATCGACCTGAACGCCCGGGGCGAAAAACTGACGAGCGAACTCAAGCGTCTCCTCGACGCCGCTCCCACGGCGCCGCCCACGGAGCAAGAAAAATCGTAG
- the hisG gene encoding ATP phosphoribosyltransferase, with translation MENLRIGVPSKGRLAELATELLKDAGLSFRRQDRSLFALVKDAPVEITFLRTDDIPVLCAEGAIDMGITGSDLVAEAGVDVVERLALGVGGCRLAVCVPDDSKIQTAADLNGARIATSFPHVTETYLAQHGAKAHMVTLSGSVEVMISLGVADAIVDLVETGSTLAANRLRIFDEIGRYETILIQNKEPRQQEMADRVVRRLEGVVIARSYSLLEYNIPRTKLAEAEKITPGFNSPTVNALEDPGWCAVRVMVRRKEVIPAMERLEVIGASAILETQIANCRL, from the coding sequence ATGGAAAATCTCCGCATCGGCGTTCCCAGCAAAGGGCGCCTGGCCGAACTGGCCACTGAACTGTTAAAAGACGCCGGCCTCAGCTTCCGTCGCCAAGACCGCAGCCTGTTCGCGCTGGTCAAAGACGCGCCGGTTGAGATCACCTTTCTACGAACCGACGACATCCCGGTGTTGTGCGCTGAAGGCGCGATCGACATGGGAATCACCGGCAGCGACTTGGTCGCCGAAGCCGGAGTCGATGTCGTCGAACGCTTAGCGCTCGGCGTCGGCGGTTGCCGACTAGCGGTTTGCGTTCCGGATGACAGCAAGATTCAAACGGCCGCCGACTTGAACGGCGCCCGGATCGCAACCAGCTTTCCGCACGTGACTGAAACCTACTTGGCCCAACATGGCGCTAAAGCGCACATGGTCACCCTGTCAGGCAGCGTCGAAGTGATGATCTCGCTCGGCGTCGCCGACGCGATCGTCGATCTGGTCGAAACCGGCAGCACATTGGCCGCCAACCGGTTGCGGATCTTTGACGAGATCGGCCGTTACGAAACGATCCTGATCCAAAACAAAGAGCCGCGCCAGCAGGAAATGGCCGACCGCGTGGTGCGCCGACTGGAAGGGGTCGTGATCGCACGCAGCTATTCGCTGCTTGAGTACAACATTCCCCGCACCAAACTGGCCGAAGCCGAGAAGATCACCCCGGGCTTCAATTCGCCGACGGTCAACGCGTTGGAAGATCCCGGCTGGTGCGCCGTTCGCGTGATGGTTCGTCGTAAAGAAGTAATTCCGGCGATGGAGCGATTGGAAGTGATCGGCGCGTCGGCGATTTTGGAAACCCAGATCGCGAATTGCCGGCTGTAA
- a CDS encoding protein-disulfide reductase DsbD family protein → MTSKLVLRLSSYVSLLLLALTASVRAQGFDPFAGLEGLDNGLAANDPNLKVTGKFVVDPEKHIGQIEVTAKVDDGWYLYSITQKPGGPLPSKLTTPADIVAGKFVTNQKPKVVPPDDIMPVPQEKHYHSVTWKAPFVWPEGVDPKTLTLEIKYSGQTCSDAGTCVPQRKTLQAKYAGEAKLEVPADFKPTKMLAPSGDAASPIKHQIMGKLGDFSTVGGHSIIRGNITPKVVEPGGKVRVELTVNVTDGYHVYAYDTVDPLIYKPTVMGLAKATPWKMTTPTTDNPVIEKAFIEGEAPLKYHHGDTTWSFEISVPQDAAFGEHPIVGFLGYQTCTDATCDRPAGVKFEALVKVGDATDLDTVPLALSEAPYSAAADAAAGEEVETAIEAPQPPVEVGAAGGATWQVVNSEKITSLYMAMLLALVGGGLLNFMPCVLPVVGLKIMAFAHQGGEHRTRVLGLNAVYTLGLLSVFWALAVLAIGAHVFAESAAGDNAAQGWGSQFGNPWFSIPLLSLVFVMALSFLGVWELQIPGFIGGSTAGELTSREGYSGAFFKGIFTTLLATPCSGPFLGPVFGFTLASEPYVTFLVFTCIGLGMASPYLVVAAFPSLIRFLPKPGAWMETFKNLMGFVLLGTVVYLLTVVDKDYLLPTLALLVFLGIGCWILQLTPPGAEFGTSMKYWGAAIAVAIVGAYGSFALLVKGETQIPWQYVAESEYATIEQDLLSLQKSGQTVMVDFTATWCPNCKYNFARVIDTQEVAEVVKQNSIVPKIIDYTNEDPPLKALLNGMGYNSIPMFAVFPANRPGEVYVLSDVVSKQSVIGILKDAGPSVGEKAVSDSVAAKTAMVPH, encoded by the coding sequence ATGACTTCGAAGCTTGTATTGCGTTTGTCGAGTTACGTTTCGCTCCTGTTGTTGGCGCTCACGGCCAGCGTGCGGGCGCAAGGCTTTGATCCGTTCGCCGGATTGGAAGGTCTCGACAACGGCCTGGCCGCAAACGATCCCAATCTGAAGGTGACCGGCAAGTTTGTCGTCGATCCCGAGAAGCATATTGGTCAGATCGAAGTGACCGCCAAAGTCGATGACGGTTGGTATCTCTATTCGATCACGCAAAAGCCTGGTGGGCCGCTGCCGTCGAAGTTGACGACGCCGGCCGACATTGTCGCTGGTAAGTTCGTCACCAATCAAAAGCCAAAAGTGGTTCCGCCGGACGACATCATGCCGGTGCCGCAAGAGAAACATTATCACTCGGTCACTTGGAAGGCGCCGTTCGTTTGGCCGGAAGGGGTGGATCCGAAGACGTTGACGCTTGAGATCAAGTACTCGGGGCAAACCTGCTCTGACGCCGGAACATGCGTACCGCAGCGGAAAACATTGCAAGCGAAGTATGCTGGCGAAGCGAAGCTCGAAGTCCCCGCTGACTTTAAACCGACCAAGATGTTGGCGCCCAGCGGCGATGCGGCTTCGCCGATCAAGCATCAGATCATGGGCAAGCTCGGTGATTTTAGCACCGTAGGCGGGCACTCGATTATTCGCGGTAATATCACGCCGAAAGTTGTCGAGCCCGGCGGAAAAGTGCGGGTCGAATTGACTGTCAATGTGACGGACGGCTATCACGTTTACGCGTATGACACGGTCGACCCGCTGATTTACAAACCAACCGTCATGGGATTGGCGAAAGCGACGCCGTGGAAGATGACGACGCCGACGACCGATAACCCGGTCATCGAAAAAGCGTTTATCGAAGGGGAAGCGCCGCTGAAGTATCACCACGGCGACACGACCTGGTCGTTCGAGATCTCGGTTCCCCAAGACGCCGCTTTCGGCGAGCATCCGATTGTGGGATTCTTGGGTTACCAGACCTGCACCGACGCGACTTGTGATCGACCAGCGGGAGTCAAATTTGAAGCGCTGGTAAAAGTTGGCGACGCGACCGATCTCGATACCGTACCGCTCGCTCTGAGCGAAGCGCCTTATAGTGCAGCCGCTGACGCAGCGGCAGGCGAAGAAGTCGAAACGGCGATCGAAGCGCCGCAGCCGCCAGTTGAAGTGGGGGCTGCCGGCGGCGCGACATGGCAAGTGGTTAACTCCGAAAAAATCACTAGTCTCTATATGGCGATGCTGTTGGCGCTGGTTGGCGGCGGCTTGTTGAACTTCATGCCGTGCGTGCTGCCGGTTGTCGGTCTGAAGATCATGGCTTTCGCTCATCAAGGAGGCGAACATCGCACGCGCGTGCTCGGCTTGAACGCCGTCTATACGCTCGGCTTGCTCTCGGTCTTTTGGGCGCTCGCCGTCTTGGCGATCGGCGCCCATGTCTTTGCCGAATCGGCCGCCGGCGATAATGCGGCGCAAGGTTGGGGTTCGCAATTTGGCAATCCTTGGTTCTCGATTCCGCTGCTCAGCCTGGTGTTTGTCATGGCGCTTAGCTTTTTGGGAGTCTGGGAACTGCAGATCCCCGGTTTTATCGGCGGCTCGACCGCCGGCGAATTGACCTCGCGCGAAGGCTACAGCGGCGCGTTCTTCAAAGGAATCTTCACCACGCTTTTGGCGACTCCTTGTAGCGGACCCTTCCTGGGGCCGGTATTTGGTTTCACGTTGGCGAGCGAGCCCTATGTGACCTTCCTGGTCTTCACCTGCATCGGCTTGGGCATGGCGTCTCCTTATTTGGTAGTCGCCGCGTTCCCGTCGCTCATTCGTTTTTTGCCGAAGCCGGGCGCTTGGATGGAAACATTCAAAAACCTGATGGGCTTCGTGCTGTTGGGGACTGTCGTCTATCTGTTGACGGTCGTCGACAAAGATTACTTGTTGCCGACATTGGCGCTGTTGGTCTTTTTGGGAATCGGCTGTTGGATCTTGCAGCTGACTCCGCCAGGAGCAGAGTTTGGCACGTCGATGAAATACTGGGGAGCTGCGATCGCGGTGGCGATTGTCGGTGCGTACGGTTCCTTCGCGCTGCTCGTCAAAGGTGAGACGCAGATCCCTTGGCAGTATGTCGCCGAGTCGGAATACGCGACGATCGAGCAGGACCTGTTATCCCTCCAAAAGTCAGGGCAAACCGTGATGGTCGACTTTACCGCGACCTGGTGTCCGAACTGCAAGTACAACTTCGCGCGGGTGATTGATACGCAAGAGGTCGCTGAAGTAGTGAAGCAAAACAGCATCGTGCCGAAGATCATCGACTATACGAACGAAGATCCGCCGCTCAAGGCGCTGCTGAACGGAATGGGTTACAACTCGATTCCGATGTTCGCCGTCTTCCCGGCCAATCGCCCCGGCGAAGTCTATGTGCTGAGCGACGTCGTCAGCAAGCAAAGCGTGATCGGCATCCTAAAAGACGCCGGCCCTTCTGTCGGTGAGAAAGCGGTCTCGGATTCAGTCGCCGCCAAGACGGCGATGGTTCCGCACTAA
- the miaA gene encoding tRNA (adenosine(37)-N6)-dimethylallyltransferase MiaA yields MNASEEVDFLDCWYLTGPTAGGKSAIGLQLAQRIDAEILSLDSMALFRGMDIGTAKPSPAEQALVPHHLIDVLDPSEDSSIANYLEMAAAAVRDIRARGKQALFVGGTPLYLKGLLRGLTSGPAPDLDFRRTVEEEVAVIGAEALHQRLKQVDPLSAARINANDVRRMIRALEVYKVTGQPISHLQNDFDEGRDAADCRVFALDWPRAELHARINRRVDQMFANGLVAEVEKLFAHKTPLSDTALQAVGYREVIDHLEGKCSLTAAIEKVKVRTRQFAKRQCTWFRSLGECRMTPLSGELNPQQIADEIARQ; encoded by the coding sequence ATGAACGCTTCTGAAGAGGTCGATTTTCTCGATTGTTGGTATCTGACCGGTCCTACCGCCGGCGGAAAATCGGCGATCGGGCTGCAATTGGCCCAGAGAATCGACGCCGAAATCCTCTCGCTTGACTCGATGGCCCTGTTTCGCGGCATGGATATCGGCACCGCCAAACCTTCGCCAGCCGAGCAAGCCCTGGTCCCGCATCACCTGATCGACGTGCTGGACCCGAGCGAAGATTCGAGCATCGCCAACTATCTGGAGATGGCCGCGGCGGCGGTTCGCGACATTCGCGCTCGCGGCAAACAGGCGCTGTTTGTCGGCGGGACGCCGTTGTATTTGAAAGGGCTCCTCCGCGGGCTCACGTCGGGGCCTGCGCCCGATCTCGATTTTCGCCGGACCGTCGAAGAAGAGGTCGCGGTGATCGGCGCCGAAGCGCTGCACCAGCGTTTGAAACAAGTCGATCCCCTTTCGGCCGCGCGCATCAACGCCAACGACGTGCGGCGGATGATCCGAGCGCTGGAAGTTTACAAAGTGACCGGGCAGCCGATCAGCCATTTGCAGAACGACTTTGACGAAGGGCGCGACGCCGCCGATTGCCGCGTCTTCGCCCTCGATTGGCCGCGGGCCGAGTTGCACGCGCGAATCAATCGCCGCGTCGATCAAATGTTCGCCAACGGACTGGTCGCCGAAGTCGAAAAACTGTTCGCGCACAAGACTCCTCTCAGCGACACCGCCTTGCAGGCCGTCGGCTATCGCGAAGTGATCGATCATCTCGAAGGAAAATGCTCTCTGACCGCCGCTATCGAAAAGGTGAAAGTCCGCACGCGCCAATTCGCCAAACGCCAATGCACGTGGTTCCGCAGCCTAGGCGAATGCCGCATGACGCCGCTCTCCGGAGAATTGAACCCGCAGCAGATCGCCGACGAAATCGCTCGCCAGTAA
- a CDS encoding phosphoribosyl-ATP diphosphatase, whose protein sequence is MPNESHILAQLMAVIEDRKANPPEKSYTTKLFAGGVDKIGGKIMEEAAETVEAAGEPGDEGRAHLIYESGDLIYHLFVLLCHQEITLAEVEQELARRFGVSGIDEKASRKADE, encoded by the coding sequence GTGCCCAACGAATCCCACATTCTCGCTCAATTGATGGCGGTGATCGAGGACCGTAAGGCCAATCCGCCCGAAAAATCGTACACCACCAAGCTATTTGCCGGTGGAGTCGACAAAATCGGCGGCAAGATCATGGAAGAAGCGGCCGAAACGGTCGAAGCGGCCGGCGAACCCGGCGACGAAGGCCGAGCTCACCTGATCTATGAGTCAGGCGATTTGATTTATCACCTGTTTGTGTTGCTTTGCCATCAAGAGATCACGCTGGCCGAAGTCGAACAAGAATTGGCCCGACGATTTGGCGTCTCGGGCATCGATGAAAAAGCGTCGCGCAAAGCCGACGAATAA
- a CDS encoding aminoglycoside phosphotransferase family protein, with product MFDNPDQSQNLSKTGEIAEASELLPRFPELLRQPCQITSLGSAGGLSGGAIWRIESDRRFYALRRWPAETTSSRLRFVHSLQHRWRESNLKFIPKLYTTVEGESFTENASEFWELAEWMPGAVLQKDTISPQQQDAVAAAIAAIHQAAAQHASSLEPSPGLQQRLAMLQRWRTIDKTMVNDAIERLAWPEFAVIAQQTLQSFAYASTTIGGELQAAVSTPLPLHACLRDIHRDHIFLTGALVTGVIDFGAVRIESRAGDLARICGSLFEDDRNRWEDFLARYERLRPLSAAERRAITVFDRSAVLLTGLQWIEWIALERRQFPDPAAVLSRLDISLRRLQFLLK from the coding sequence ATGTTTGACAACCCCGACCAATCGCAGAATTTGTCAAAAACCGGCGAGATCGCCGAGGCGTCCGAACTGCTTCCGCGGTTTCCCGAACTTCTGCGACAGCCGTGTCAGATCACATCGCTTGGTTCAGCTGGCGGCCTCAGTGGGGGCGCAATCTGGCGAATCGAGTCCGATCGCCGGTTTTATGCGCTCCGTCGGTGGCCTGCGGAAACAACCTCTTCCCGCTTACGATTTGTCCACTCTCTACAACATAGGTGGCGCGAGTCGAATCTAAAGTTCATTCCTAAACTCTATACGACGGTAGAGGGGGAATCGTTCACTGAAAATGCATCGGAGTTCTGGGAATTGGCCGAGTGGATGCCCGGTGCGGTGCTGCAAAAGGATACGATCTCGCCCCAGCAACAAGACGCCGTCGCTGCGGCGATCGCCGCAATCCATCAAGCGGCCGCTCAGCACGCATCTTCGTTAGAACCCTCCCCAGGACTGCAGCAACGTCTGGCGATGCTCCAGCGCTGGCGGACGATCGATAAGACCATGGTGAACGACGCGATCGAGCGACTTGCTTGGCCCGAGTTTGCGGTAATCGCGCAGCAGACGCTTCAATCGTTCGCGTACGCATCGACCACGATTGGGGGCGAACTACAAGCGGCCGTGTCGACTCCGCTGCCGCTGCACGCGTGTCTCCGTGATATCCATAGAGACCATATTTTTCTGACAGGCGCTTTGGTGACCGGAGTTATCGATTTTGGCGCCGTTCGAATCGAATCGCGAGCTGGTGATCTGGCCCGTATTTGCGGATCGTTGTTTGAGGATGACCGCAATCGTTGGGAGGATTTTCTCGCACGCTATGAGCGACTGCGCCCGCTATCTGCCGCAGAACGCCGGGCGATTACCGTATTTGATCGCTCGGCGGTGCTGTTGACCGGGTTGCAGTGGATCGAGTGGATTGCGCTCGAGCGGCGGCAATTTCCCGATCCGGCGGCGGTTCTTTCTCGGCTGGATATCTCTTTACGCCGACTGCAGTTTCTATTGAAATAG
- a CDS encoding IS4 family transposase — protein MSVTQQANQSLGQAMFGQAELGDKRRTNRAVAAFDSLCRHPGGTLPEKLAIGAELKGLYRLCENDAVEHSALIAAMHEYTLARIEEHQGPVLVVHDATELDYSTLYSLTDDLGQIGRGNHRGYICQNVLAVDSESGEVLGLLDQILHCRDEVPENETLPEHRNRETRESLLWPRGAQHLPDDWRLIDVADQGASTFEFFEHEYRSGRRFVIRNGKSRKVYPGHEASGQKRLLRGYAKSLPELGRFTMDVQSQRGKQARKARKQAEFILRGGPILLCAPHGKHGHHGNDRLSIYVTYVEEAAPPRKEKQVSWLLLTNEPVRTFDDAWRVAQWYERRWVIEEFHKAQKTGCGIEKLQFTNVHRLQPAIAMLSAVALTLLNFRTASRSPDAKTRPASEVIDPEYVEVLSRWRHGKYDANWSVYEFFYALARLGGHQNRRNDKPPGWLILWRGWEKMQCMIDGYRVAKCG, from the coding sequence ATGAGCGTCACTCAACAAGCGAATCAGAGTTTGGGGCAAGCCATGTTTGGGCAGGCGGAGTTGGGCGACAAGCGACGCACCAACCGCGCGGTTGCGGCATTTGACTCCCTCTGTCGGCATCCCGGCGGGACGTTGCCCGAGAAGTTGGCGATAGGCGCGGAACTGAAAGGGCTTTATCGACTCTGCGAAAATGATGCGGTCGAGCATTCCGCGTTGATTGCGGCGATGCATGAATACACGCTCGCTCGCATCGAAGAGCATCAAGGCCCCGTTCTGGTCGTGCATGACGCCACCGAGTTGGATTACTCGACACTCTATTCGTTGACGGACGACCTGGGTCAGATCGGCCGCGGCAATCATCGCGGCTACATCTGTCAGAACGTGCTGGCCGTTGATTCCGAGTCGGGCGAAGTCTTGGGTCTGCTCGATCAGATCTTGCATTGCCGCGACGAAGTGCCTGAGAACGAAACGCTGCCTGAGCATCGCAATCGCGAGACGCGAGAAAGCCTGCTTTGGCCTCGCGGCGCGCAGCATCTGCCGGACGATTGGCGCTTGATTGACGTGGCCGATCAAGGGGCGAGCACGTTTGAGTTTTTCGAGCATGAATACCGCAGCGGTCGACGCTTTGTGATTCGCAACGGTAAATCTCGCAAGGTCTATCCGGGGCATGAAGCGAGCGGTCAAAAGCGGCTTTTACGGGGGTATGCGAAGAGTTTGCCGGAACTGGGACGTTTCACGATGGATGTTCAATCGCAACGCGGCAAGCAAGCCCGAAAGGCGCGGAAGCAGGCTGAGTTTATCTTGCGAGGAGGTCCGATTCTGCTCTGCGCGCCGCACGGCAAACATGGACATCACGGTAATGATCGGCTCTCCATTTATGTAACGTATGTCGAGGAAGCCGCTCCGCCGCGAAAAGAAAAACAAGTCAGTTGGCTGCTGCTGACGAACGAGCCTGTGCGTACGTTTGACGACGCTTGGCGCGTGGCTCAGTGGTATGAACGGCGGTGGGTTATCGAGGAATTTCACAAGGCGCAGAAGACCGGTTGCGGGATTGAGAAATTGCAATTCACCAACGTCCATCGCTTGCAACCGGCGATCGCGATGCTCTCGGCGGTGGCGTTAACCTTGCTAAATTTCCGCACGGCAAGTCGCAGCCCCGACGCCAAAACGCGTCCGGCGAGCGAAGTCATCGATCCGGAATATGTCGAGGTGCTCAGCCGCTGGCGACACGGGAAGTACGATGCAAACTGGTCCGTGTACGAATTTTTCTACGCACTGGCACGCCTCGGCGGTCACCAAAACCGTAGAAACGATAAACCGCCCGGCTGGCTGATCCTGTGGCGAGGCTGGGAAAAAATGCAGTGCATGATCGATGGATATCGAGTTGCGAAATGTGGGTAA